TTCTTTACTAGAGGTAAACAGGACAAAGATAATACTAAAGTAGTATGGGTATACGATTTAAGAACCAATATGGAGAGTCTAGGTAAAACAAATCCATTAAGAAAAGAACATCTTGATGATTTTATTAAAGCTTACAAAGCAGAAGATAGAACTAAAATAAAGGATGAGAGGTTTAATTGTTTTACAAGAGAAGATATTTCTAAGAAAAATGATGATTTAAATATAGGTCTGATTCAGGATGAATCGTTATCCATATATGAAAACTTGCCAGATCCAATTGAGTCGGCTGAAGAAGCAGTAGGAAACATTCAAGAAGCCATTTTATTACTTAATGAAGTCATTGATGAATTGAGAGAAACTGCGATATCTGAATCAGGAGAGGATAAGAATGACTAAAAAGAAAAGTAAAAGCATAGAAGAATTATTAGAAGAAGCTATTGTTCCACATAATGAGCAACCGTATGAAGTGCCTAATAGTTGGGTGTGGATCCCATTAAAGTATATTGTGAATTTTTATAGTGGCTCTGCTTTTCCAAAAAAGTATCAAGGGAATCATGGCCTAACTTATTCTTTTTATAAAGTAGGAAATTTAAAATATGTGGATAAAAAATACTTCTTAAATAAAAGCGATAATACTGTTGATGATGAGATAATTAAGCAAACCAAAGCTAAACTTGTTCCAAAGAGTGCAATAGTTTTTGCTAAAATAGGTGAAGCTATTAAATTAAACAGAAGAGGACTGCTTCCTAATGATAGCTGCATAGATAACAACCTAATGGCAATAAAAAACAAAGAAGATATTGTAGAAATAATGTTTTTATTTTTTTGGACATTAAAAACAGATTTTTATCAATATACACAAGCTTCTGCGATACCTTCAATACGAAAGAGTACTATGGAGAAGATATATTTCCCCTTACCACCAATGAATGAACAAAAAAGAATCGCTAATAAAGTTGATCGACTATTAAATAAAATCGATAAAGCAAAAGATCTTATAGAAGAAGCAAAAGAAACTTTTGAACTACGCCGAGCCGCTCTACTAGATAAAGCTTTTAAAGGAGAATTGACAAGGAAGTGGCGTGAAAAAAATCCGGAAGTTGAATCAGCAGAGTTATTAGTTAAGACAATTCATGAAAATAAAAGTTTAAAACGGAATATTTATCAAGAGAGAAGCCATGAGCTTCCTCGTGGTTGGATTTATACAAGAATGGGCGAAGTTGTTGATATAAATCCACCTAAAAAGAAGTTAAATGAAATATCAGATGAGTATAATTGTAGCTTTTTACCTATGACTTCTGTTGATGGAGAATATGGAACAATAGAAAATATTGAGGAAAGACCTTATTCAAAAGTGAAAAAAGGATATAAATTTATATTAGAGGATGATGTGATTTTTGCCCGAATCACTCCTTGTATGGAAAATGGTAAGTCAGCTATCGTAAAAGGATTGAAAAATGGATTTGGTTTTGGCTCTACTGAATTTCATATTCTTCGAACTAATAACTATATAAACAATAAATTTATACATTATTTTATACACTCTAAAACTTTTAGAAATAAGGCAAAAGCTGTAATGACTGGTGCAGTTGGACAACAAAGAGTGTCCAAGGATTTTTTAGAAAACTATATTATCGCATTACCCCCTTTAAAAGAACAGGAAGAAATTGTAAGAATGCTTGATGTAATTTTAGATAAAGAGTATAAAGTGAACAATATAATTGATTTGAAAGAAAAATGTGATTTAATAAAACACTCAATCCTTTCTAAAGCTTTTAAGGGAGAATTAGGTACAAATGACCCTACAGAAGGAAGTGCTATCGAGTTATTGAAAGAAGCACTAGAAGAAAAGGGAGATTAACATGGAAAGGCAATATAAACGATATAATTGTTGTTTTTAGTTGACTCAACAATTGCTTGAAGCCAGAACGAGAGGGGACTAGGGTACAATAAATTAAATATATTTGAGAGTTGGAGTGTCTAGTTTAAATGAATGAGAAGAATATAATCAGTGTGACCATTGTCATTTTGCTGTTCAAGTTAATACTGGTTACTGTAAAGAGTAGGAGTTACATCAAAGATGATAAGAGTGCTATGTGTAAACAAGGTGTAAACTAGCATTAGTGTGAGATAGAACACTAATATAAGCTTCTGAAATCGTGATAAGATTGAAGGTTGACAATAGAGGAGAAACGCTTCTGAAGTGTTTCTCCTTTTCATGAATAAGTACTATTGTACGTGAACACACTATTTTTCAGTTGAGCCTATACCACCAGTTCTTTCTTTATTAATAACGTGGTCGTTTTCAACGGTGAGGTACTTATGGAATATCCCTTGAGCTATTCTCTCACCTTCTTGGATGGTTACTGGAGTATCACCATAATTATAAAGTGCTATTCCAATGTTTCCGTCATTACTTGGATTTCCGTAATATGAACTATCTATTATACCAACCGTATTGGCTAACATTATTTTTTTCTTAATGCCCATTGAACTTCTTACATAAATTTTTAATACTTCATCATCCTCCATAGCAGCTTTTATGTTCGACCAAATTATTATTGAAGAGTTGGGCTTTATGATAGTTTCTATAGGAGAATAAAAGTCATACCCAGCACTTCTAGCATCTGCTCTTGTAGGCATTTGTGCTTCTTTAGCGTTATGTTTCATAAACTTTTTTGAAACTGGCTCAAATTTTCTCATTTGATCTACCTCCTCTGATCATTATTTATTTTAAACCATCTTTCTAATATTTAATGAAAGGCTTTATTACTCTTTCCCATATTTATTTGGATCTTTATTTATCGGGATAACATTTGATTTTTTAACTTGTTCACTAGTATCATCGCTCTTTATTGTTTTGCTCTCCTCGGTTTCGAAATCAAAAATGTCAAAAATATCAAACGGAATTTCAAAGTTGTTTTTGTTATTAAAAACAACGAGTTGGTCGTAAAAAGTCATTCTGAATCTAGACAAAAGCCTTTGATACGAATTCTTTTCTTCCGATAGACGTTGATTGTAAACTTCCATATCATTTAACTCTATTTGTAGTTTTTCAATTTTTTTATTAAGTTTTGAAATTTCAACGTCCTTTTCTTTAAGTTTTTTATTTAAATATTCGGGAGAAGCTTTTTTGCTTCCTTGAGCATCTTGACCAATACCGTATTTGTCAAACACCGCTTGGTAATGGGGCTGATATAGTGCCTGTCTACTTTTAAGGCCAAGAGCTTTTGCTATAGCTGTTTTGTCTACAGGTTGGTTTGCTTTTACTAGTGCTGCCAAGATCTGCTCTAGTTTATGAACTTTTTCTTCTTTTTCATTGGTTTTGTTTGGGTTTCCGCGTTTCTTTTTATTCTCATCTTTTTCTTTCATTAACATAATTCTCCCTTCATTTATTTAATATCTATATTATATAAAGATGTGCCTACTGGGATTACCATATCTGGGTTATCAAAATCGATATATGCCTTAAGCTCAGTTTTATTACCAAGTTGCTTTAATATCTCTTCATTACTTCTGTGATCCTTTTTCATTCTAGTAGACTTAGTAGCGCGTGCCATGTGTGTACAGATATCTTTTGGATCAAGATAACCGTTTTCTGCACTTTTTTTTAATGCGTTTCTATAGGTGTAATAAGAAATTTTATCGCCTTTTGTATTTCCTTTTGTACTTACAAATAGATATGGATATTTGCTACTGTTATTGGTGATTTGCTTTCTTTCGGTATTAATATACATCTGAATAAACTTTCTTAGATACTCGGGGATAAATACCCATCTTGGATTAGATTTGGATTTTGATATTCTTAGAACCCAGTGTTCTTGTTTATTTTGAATAAAGTCCTTCTTTTTTACAGTAAGGATTTCGCTAATTCTAGCTCCAACTTCGAGTGAACATAAAAATATACATTTGTTCCGAATACTAAACAGGTTAGACTCAAGTATAGTGATTTCTTCCTGTGTAAAGCTCCTTCTATATTTGCTCTTTTCTTTCCACTTTATACCCTGAATTATACAAGGGAGCTTACTAAGTTTTCTTATACGCCAAATATCTCCATAGTAAGATTCTTTGTGCTTTTTAAGCTTGTTTTTAGCATCAGACGTATCTAAAACTCTTTTAATAAATTCAGGATCTATCGAATCTATGTTAAATTGATATAAAGCATCGAGATAAATAAAAAAACCTTGCAAGACAGTCATTTCTTTTTTGGCTGTTTGTTGTGTTATGTTGGTTTCATCAGTTGTCAAATAAATAATCTTACCATTGCGTTTGATCTGTTTTTTGTAAATCCTATCTCGCATATAATCATCTAGGGCAGTAGGTCGATTTATTTTTCTATAGTCATGGAGGTTATATTTATCCTCAAAATAATTGAAAAACCTAATTAGAATTCGAGCATAATCTTCAATGGTTTTTGGATTCATATATTTATTTAAGTATCTATTTGCTAAATATACAGGGACTCCTTTGTAGCATATCATATAAGCAGGATTATTTTTATCTTTGTTTAAATCAATTAGATCATAGTGCATTTACTTTTATCACCTCTGTCAACTTATTTATTTGAGTAAAAATTATCTACCTTTAGGCTTGTCCTTATTGATAAATTAATTTCATATTTAGTTAGTTAAAAGAAATTTAGTTTACACTACAAGACTACTATCAAATATTGTTTTATTATACTTTACACCTACTTGCGTGTAAAGTAACAATATATAGCTTAATGAAACAAACCCATCGATTTTTCTAAAATTAAATTTTTATACTTACGTTTTGTCACACTAAGATTCGGATTATAGAGGTGAAATAAAAGTTCCTTTAATTAATTTATCTAAAGAACAATTCAAAATAACTACTAAGATGCGAATAGCACAATTAGTAATTTCTAAGTTTACAAAAGTCGAAGTTACGTTAACTGAAGATCTAAATGAAACTAATCGGGGTACTAAAGGTTTTGGCCATACTGGAATTTAAAACCAGTTTTGAATTATAACCGGTGGTAAACAATATATATACCACCGGTTTTTTGTTTTGAATATTTTATGTTGTTGTGGTAATGCTAAGAAAGGCTCCAAAATAGTTTAAGGAGGTAGATATAAACTATGTCTAAAACAGTAGTAGGGCTTTT
The sequence above is drawn from the Natranaerobius trueperi genome and encodes:
- a CDS encoding restriction endonuclease subunit S produces the protein MTKKKSKSIEELLEEAIVPHNEQPYEVPNSWVWIPLKYIVNFYSGSAFPKKYQGNHGLTYSFYKVGNLKYVDKKYFLNKSDNTVDDEIIKQTKAKLVPKSAIVFAKIGEAIKLNRRGLLPNDSCIDNNLMAIKNKEDIVEIMFLFFWTLKTDFYQYTQASAIPSIRKSTMEKIYFPLPPMNEQKRIANKVDRLLNKIDKAKDLIEEAKETFELRRAALLDKAFKGELTRKWREKNPEVESAELLVKTIHENKSLKRNIYQERSHELPRGWIYTRMGEVVDINPPKKKLNEISDEYNCSFLPMTSVDGEYGTIENIEERPYSKVKKGYKFILEDDVIFARITPCMENGKSAIVKGLKNGFGFGSTEFHILRTNNYINNKFIHYFIHSKTFRNKAKAVMTGAVGQQRVSKDFLENYIIALPPLKEQEEIVRMLDVILDKEYKVNNIIDLKEKCDLIKHSILSKAFKGELGTNDPTEGSAIELLKEALEEKGD
- a CDS encoding dUTP diphosphatase, coding for MRKFEPVSKKFMKHNAKEAQMPTRADARSAGYDFYSPIETIIKPNSSIIIWSNIKAAMEDDEVLKIYVRSSMGIKKKIMLANTVGIIDSSYYGNPSNDGNIGIALYNYGDTPVTIQEGERIAQGIFHKYLTVENDHVINKERTGGIGSTEK
- a CDS encoding tyrosine-type recombinase/integrase, with protein sequence MNPKTIEDYARILIRFFNYFEDKYNLHDYRKINRPTALDDYMRDRIYKKQIKRNGKIIYLTTDETNITQQTAKKEMTVLQGFFIYLDALYQFNIDSIDPEFIKRVLDTSDAKNKLKKHKESYYGDIWRIRKLSKLPCIIQGIKWKEKSKYRRSFTQEEITILESNLFSIRNKCIFLCSLEVGARISEILTVKKKDFIQNKQEHWVLRISKSKSNPRWVFIPEYLRKFIQMYINTERKQITNNSSKYPYLFVSTKGNTKGDKISYYTYRNALKKSAENGYLDPKDICTHMARATKSTRMKKDHRSNEEILKQLGNKTELKAYIDFDNPDMVIPVGTSLYNIDIK